The Hevea brasiliensis isolate MT/VB/25A 57/8 chromosome 9, ASM3005281v1, whole genome shotgun sequence nucleotide sequence CTCCTGGCCCTCATATTTTATCATGGGCTGCAATGCGCATCTGGTATCCAATTGGAAATGACAGTTGCCGCAGCAGAAGGTCAGGCCTGGTAAGCAATTTTCGTCGCAAGCAGCGCACTGATAGGAATGTGGAGTATTGAGTAGGATGAGAGGACACGGATGAAAGAAGCGTTGAATCTTTTGAGGTAAAGTGTCCATACAAGACTTATGAATATAGAATTTGCATCTGCTGCAACAATAGGTAGGATCCGATGATGGATTACCACATACAACACAGAGAACTTCATAATCTTCCATCTTTTCAAAGGGTTCCAAAGGATGCCAATGACTGAAATGTTGGATCTTCTTCTCTTCACCTTCGGATTTTATGGCAAAAGTCCTTGCGCACATTAAATCCAGATAAAAATCACAGTGTTGACACCAGTAAGTGAAATCTGAGCGATGTCCTAAACAACCATTACAGGTAAAGGAGGATGAAATTTTGAGAATGAGAGGACATGAATGGAAGAAATGTTGGATCTCTCCTGGATGCTTGGAGGACCTATTGGATTTTATAACAGACATTAGACAACATTCAACACATAATTCAAAACGACACTTGAGACAGCGGAAGATCAAGCCAGAGCCTGTTTTCAGACAAACAACGCACCGATAATCCGGTAATGTGAGAAAAGTAAGAGGGCAAGAATGAAACCAGTGCTTAATCCTTCGAGGTAAAATCTTCATGCAGTATTTGTGGAGATAAAAATTGCATTGGCTGCAACCCCAAGCAGGACCAGAGCAGAGCTGTCCACATATATGACACAAAGCTTCTGCTTCATAATCTTTCAAAGGATGGTGATGACTGAAATGTTCAATACGCCCATCTCCATCTTCAGATTTCATGGTGGAAAGCTGGTGGACGCACTCAGGATCGAAATTAACACGGCATGTTTCACAGACATAGGCGAAGCCAGATCGGGCTTGGTAACAAGCATTACAAGTAAAACTGGAAGAAAAAATTTTGAGGGTAAGAACACATTGATGAAAGAAATGATTGATCTCTTGTAGAAGCTCAGCACAAGATGGATGAAGATAAAACTCGCACCGACTGCAAGAGTAGGCGTGACCCAATATGTGCCTATTACATCCCTTACAGAAAACTCCTTTGGGGACATCTTCCTTCTCTAAATGCTCCAAATCGTGCCGGTGCAGGAAATACTTGAATCTTCTTTTTCCATAAAACGACATCTCTATCTTACAACAGAGAAAATAATAAGTAAGTGATTGTGTCTGCAAGCAGATTCTTGCTCACATCAAATGCATAGTTGAGGAAGGAGAAAGACAGTGaaatagaaaatgaaagaaagtaCAGGGCGAAGGAAGATATTTCATGATTGTTTGTCGCGTATTGTTTGGATTAGGTGATAATCGATGGGAAAGTCCAACAGCATTTTTAAAAGCTGAGGTTCCAATTCTGTCACTGGCATTAAACTACTCTTCATTGGATCTACACAAGTTTTTATGACCATTAATTTCAAGATAGCATTTGAGATTCTATTCAAacttataacttttttttttaatttttataaaataaataattacaattGATATCTAGATTAAGACTGACGGAATAAAATggtaaattttatttgattaataattaaaaagaatatCACTTGTCTATAAATTCAAGTTTTTAtacctttaattttttattttttataaaaataaaaaatttaaaaataatttattatttaaatctaaaataattaatttttttaattaatttttttaaattaaataaattcattaattatACGAATAGTTCCTTAATTTAGATAAtactttcatttttattttttaactttaatttattaaaataaaatcattaaATTTCACTTTGATTGCAGATAAAGTCCTCTTCATCAAAATCGGATATAAACTTTGGTTAAATGAATATATGACTTTCCAGCTTgactttttaaataataaaaataaaaaaaaaattgtgccgTTATTTCTCCCCTTCATCCAAGATTGCAAGAGTGATTATCTCTCTAAAATTCTTCTccatctctttctttctctctcactatttctcttcttcctcttctcttaaGATATCCTCCCTTCTACAGTCATCAACTCCCTCATTGACGTTTCCTCTGCTTATGAAATTTCCATTTGTAGGCACTAAACATCCAAACCAAAGTGAAAAAACCCATAGAGATCTAACCCTAGAAAACCTCAAAGAgggaatgaaataaaaaaaatcagtaGTTGTTTAATTGACAGATTAAGGATCACCAAGAGGATTACCATAGCTTGAATCGAAAGCAGAGGTAGAAGCACCAAGAGGAAACCGTAAAGTAGAAAGCTTTAAATTGAGGTCAATGGTGGAGCTTGCGTTCTGTGGTGATGGCACTGTATCGATAAAAGGAAACAGTTAGCGTGTTGTGAGTCAGATTGAAGAGAGACATAGTGAGGGACAAGGATAATGGGTTAGTTGAGAACATGCGAATAGAAATTTCTCCAAAAATTTGTCAATAGTTGTTAAGATTTCCCTTACTTCAAGCTCCAACCTTGCTGGCTGAGACGAAAAAGGGCAACGCTGCAATAGTGATTGTGGATATGTGGGTTTGTTGGGGAagcaaaatatgaatgaaatgggTTTGTTGCCAAATGATTGAGAAAGAGATGGTGTGGGTTAGTGTCTATAAAAAGGGATTTGAAGGTAGATGGTGGCGATGGGATGGGAGTTGTGAAATGGTGTGGGTATATGCAGCATGGTGCTATGAGGTTTTTAGTCTTTGATTGCGAGAAATGACATTGAAGCTGGGTTTGCCATGGTTTGTATTTGTGGTGTTTAAGTGATAATCAAAAAGAAAATGGAGATGGCACAGGCATGGAGGAGCTGGTTCTGCTTATGGTGTGTTGGGTTGTGCCTTCATGAGCTTAGAATTGCACTTATGGTTGAAGATTAGTCATATGTGGatttttatcatttaaaaaaGTCATGCTAAAAAAGCCACGTATGCATTTAATCAGAATTCACATTAAATTCCAGTGAAGAGGACTTTTTCTGTGGTAGAAGTTAagttcaataattttattttaataaattaaaatttaaagatgaAAATACGAAGGTCTCTAAATTTAGGGACAATTtatgcaattaaactaaaattttaatttaaattcaattagacTGATCTTTTGTTGAAATTTGTTGCCAAGACTTTTGAAAGTGAAAATAGACTGACAGTCGCAGCCACCAAGCATTCAGGCATTTGACGCGATCCTCATTCAGGTATTCACTATACCATAGAACCATATGTTTCTTCTATGATTTTTTGCTTATGGGAGACGAAATTTGGAGAGGGAAGCTTGACAGCaacaaaaaaatttgaaaattggagaaattataaaaaaaaataacttgtgattttatttattttttattttaaagtttTGTGATAAAATAGTACCTTAAAATTTACAtccttaataaataataatttttcatacTCTCTCCGTTAAAAGATATTGACGTGGAATAGAAAATTGCTGATGTGAAAAAGAAATCTGTTGACgtgaaaattattaaaaagtatTATATAGGTTCACTCATTTTCATTTCAGAGTCTGAGATTTACTTTATAACAAAATAGTACATTGTGATAACACTCTATAAGCGATTATAACATTTTGTCAAACACTGTTAATTTTTGCTGGtgtgatattaaaataatatttttaattatttttaataataaaaaatcacACACTGCTAAGATATTTCATGTAAAAAAaacattttattcattttaggcATAGTAATTCCATAAGTGAGGTATGCTGATATAGAGTTAATTTTGCATGAATACTCTGATTTTTTAAATCATTGTCAATAGATTTTTGAACCTGAAGTTTGCACCTTCACTGGTGGCCTGTCCCGAAGCATAGTCGATCTCAACATTTTCAGACGTTACGAATGCGTTTCAGGTAGCAAAATTTGCAAAGGCAGTCAGAAAACTTAAGTTGTGTAATTTTTACCTTAACTAAACTAGCTgataaatctgtaaaatattcctGACTTAGTTAAATTGagtgaaataaatttaatcattacAAGGACGATATAGAGAACCTCTaggaatattttcataatttttaaagtgcTACAAATAATTATTTGGACTGTAAAGGAGTTAGGCACCTGAACTAGAGTTTGGAGAATTAGACTTAGATTAGGATTCTTATAGGCCTAGGATGGATATTATAATTGTTATTTTAGGCCTGAGACTCAGTGTGTTATTGATATTTTTGCAGGGGTGTTAGGTCCAATTATAGAGGAGACTTTGTCAAAATTTCGGCAAGACCTTAGAAAATTATTTTTGCTTTTTtgattaaactaattaattaattctgtCAATAAATTTAATAGAGGTCAATGTGTCTATTTAGGTAATCTGTGCTGGCCAACCTTTCTTCTCCTTTTAGCCAGATCAGCTGTAATCCAGTCGACCAGTCTATGAGTTGGAtgttgattatttttgtaatttcaatattaattatatatacctGGCATGTTCATGcatgttataaatatttaattatgcacaTATACAATTAATATATTAGGGATATTTTGGTTgctgtatatttatttattattatttatttgtgattgtcaccctgaggataatttggagctcTGTGTGTGCATTGGCGTGAGTATGGTATGGATGTGGACTTGGGTAGGATGGGTAGTCACTGTTGGAACTTGACTCACTGGGATCCGATttttatatatggataagtcggggtaagtacagc carries:
- the LOC110656562 gene encoding uncharacterized protein LOC110656562 isoform X4; this encodes MSFYGKRRFKYFLHRHDLEHLEKEDVPKGVFCKGCNRHILGHAYSCSRCEFYLHPSCAELLQEINHFFHQCVLTLKIFSSSFTCNACYQARSGFAYVCETCRVNFDPECVHQLSTMKSEDGDGRIEHFSHHHPLKDYEAEALCHICGQLCSGPAWGCSQCNFYLHKYCMKILPRRIKHWFHSCPLTFLTLPDYRCVVCLKTGSGLIFRCLKCRFELCVECCLMSVIKSNRSSKHPGEIQHFFHSCPLILKISSSFTCNGCLGHRSDFTYWCQHCDFYLDLMCARTFAIKSEGEEKKIQHFSHWHPLEPFEKMEDYEVLCVVCGNPSSDPTYCCSRCKFYIHKSCMDTLPQKIQRFFHPCPLILLNTPHSYQCAACDENCLPGLTFCCGNCHFQLDTRCALQPMIKYEGQEKIKHISHVHPLTLYPENNVHHEVCCKGCEKNCSILAYGCSNCNFYLHKSCAELPLEIMNSYHPAHPLILLNVGSQNLKKVKCNFCLKECGGFVFRCGECNFNLDVDCAFLKPTVEFMKHSHLLTVVDNIYGELECCACNRSCISSPAFRCLECDYNLHLVCGPLPVTIKHKCHIDPLTLKDFYVEDEDDDDEFYCDACEERRDPKLCVYYCEIGCPMIVEVKCVLSVVIPALRGERGDVKLRTAVRQITSKVISKELMVTEMKQNEAANETREGLSFDDIFHSLNASEKNEINDIIERMQKKMKRGKESVKGKEKDGTHPALFTSEAFRRFMDCIDAHNICLWKQYKQEYEHN
- the LOC110656562 gene encoding uncharacterized protein LOC110656562 isoform X3 encodes the protein MSFYGKRRFKYFLHRHDLEHLEKEDVPKGVFCKGCNRHILGHAYSCSRCEFYLHPSCAELLQEINHFFHQCVLTLKIFSSSFTCNACYQARSGFAYVCETCRVNFDPECVHQLSTMKSEDGDGRIEHFSHHHPLKDYEAEALCHICGQLCSGPAWGCSQCNFYLHKYCMKILPRRIKHWFHSCPLTFLTLPDYRCVVCLKTGSGLIFRCLKCRFELCVECCLMSVIKSNRSSKHPGEIQHFFHSCPLILKISSSFTCNGCLGHRSDFTYWCQHCDFYLDLMCARTFAIKSEGEEKKIQHFSHWHPLEPFEKMEDYEVLCVVCGNPSSDPTYCCSRCKFYIHKSCMDTLPQKIQRFFHPCPLILLNTPHSYQCAACDENCLPGLTFCCGNCHFQLDTRCALQPMIKYEGQEKIKHISHVHPLTLYPENNVHHEVCCKGCEKNCSILAYGCSNCNFYLHKSCAELPLEIMNSYHPAHPLILLNVGSQNLKKVKCNFCLKECGGFVFRCGECNFNLDVDCAFLKPTVEFMKHSHLLTVVDNIYGELECCACNRSCISSPAFRCLECDYNLHLVCGPLPVTIKHKCHIDPLTLKDFYVEDEDDDDEFYCDACEERRDPKLCVYYCEIGCPMIVEVKCVLSVVIPALRGERGDVKLRTAVRQITSKVISKELMVTEMKQNEAANETREGLSFDDIFHSLNASEKNEINDIIERMQKKMKRGKESVKGKEKDGTHPALFTSEAFRRFMDCIDAHNICLWKQYKQDSGTMIFPA